A stretch of Macadamia integrifolia cultivar HAES 741 chromosome 7, SCU_Mint_v3, whole genome shotgun sequence DNA encodes these proteins:
- the LOC122083151 gene encoding prostatic spermine-binding protein-like: MEVEIVRPELVVLERMVSSVMEAVVVETALAAGKSLAWFFLAVGSLSIDMYTNPNVPSTDKRFPMGELHRVKQPDPENKDASDTEDDDDDDDDDEDVDAEDDDGDEISGDEGNDNDEGDPEDDVKANGDGGSDDEDDEDDEEEENDEDDDEEGEEDDEDDEDDEEELPQPPSKKRK, translated from the exons ATGGAGGTGGAGATTGTTCGCCCAGAGTTGGTCGTTTTGGAGAGGATGGTCTCTTCTGTTATGGAAGCTGTGGTTGTGGAGACGGCTTTAGCTGCTGGGAAATCTTTGGCCTGGTTTTTCTTGGCG GTAGGATCTCTTTCAATTGATATGTATACGAATCCAAATGTACCCAGCACTGACAAAAG GTTTCCAATGGGGGAGCTTCACAGAGTGAAACAACCTGATCCTGAAAACAAGGATGCTAGTGACACTGaggacgacgacgacgacgacgatgatgatgaagatgttgaTGCAGAAGATGACGACGGTGATGAAATTTCAGGTGATGAGGGTAATGATAATGATGAAGGGGACCCTGAAGATGATGTCAAGGCCAATGGGGATGGAGgaagtgatgatgaggatgatgaggatgacgaagaagaagagaatgatgaggatgatgatgaggagggtgaagaagatgatgaggatgatgaggatgatgaagaGGAGCTTCCCCAACCACCTTCTAAGAAGAGGAAGTGA